Proteins from a genomic interval of Pecten maximus chromosome 13, xPecMax1.1, whole genome shotgun sequence:
- the LOC117341109 gene encoding complement C1q tumor necrosis factor-related protein 6-like: MHLSVICMVAILSTVTLVNGDKEKYSNYYANRKQLHKEKPSRGLGPLPPPLPKEEEDDDETSGCTLKVECKNKKGEPGYPGPEGLPGLFGPRGVNGYDGQKGEKGEPGLSGFPVSFLAALDANEGPLDGQVLKYKQVLINRGLAYDKETGIFTAPSPGVYVFHIVVAAMEGQKAAVQLFQTGDGDDQWVVTVWAESLPSWGTSSNTIYLPLTQGQRVYLIARPNLNSYYYAGRYTTFSGHKVASEV; the protein is encoded by the exons ATGCATTTGTCAGTAATTTGCATGGTCGCCATATTGTCGACTGTCACACTTGTAAACGGCGACAAGGAGAAATATTCAAACTATTACGCCAACCGGAAACAGCTGCATAAAGAAAAACCGTCAAGGGGACTCGGGCCTCTACCTCCCCCACTGCCGAAGGAGGAGGAGGACGACGACGAGACTTCCGGATGTACGTTGAAGGTGGAGTGTAAGAACAAGAAAGGGGAACCAGGATATCCTGGTCCGGAAGGACTCCCTGGTCTTTTCGGACCTCGGGGTGTAAATGGATATGATGGACAAAAAGGCGAAAAGGGGGAACCTG GACTCTCTGGATTTCCGGTGTCTTTCCTCGCCGCTCTGGATGCTAATGAGGGTCCGCTGGATGGACAGGTGTTAAAGTATAAACAAGTGCTCATCAATCGAGGATTAGCTTATGACAAGGAAACTGGTATATTCACCGCCCCGTCCCCTGGCGTATATGTCTTTCATATCGTTGTAGCAGCTATGGAAGGACAAAAg GCGGCCGTCCAGTTATTTCAGACTGGTGATGGGGATGACCAGTGGGTTGTAACAGTTTGGGCAGAGAGTCTTCCAAGTTGGGGCACGTCATCGAATACTATCTATCTCCCACTCACCCAGGGACAGCGGGTCTACCTGATTGCACGGCCTAATCTGAATTCCTATTACTACGCCGGCAGGTATACAACGTTCAGCGGACATAAGGTAGCATCTGAGGTATAG
- the LOC117340732 gene encoding uncharacterized protein LOC117340732, whose product MGQDHFKTCQGLKADESLSTWKNPTAYECLIQHAFDVVPHNSLNRKLFNSGVNGALWLLIRDLHQEATSCIKRDGVTSNPFSVLQGVRQGGVLSTELYKTFINDLLERLNISGLGTKVGYLRIPAPTCADDVALIAESKEELAILINMAVDYSNREHYVLQPTKSVVMQVASSNRK is encoded by the exons ATGGG ccaggatcattttaAGACGTGTCAGGGTTTGAAGGCGGATGAAAGCCTGAGTACCTGGAAAAACCcaacggcctacg aatgcctcattcaacATGCCTTTGATGTCGTTCCTCACAACAGCTTGAACAGGAAACTGTTCAATTCAGGAGTGAACGGCGCTTTGTGGCTCTTGATAAGAGATCTGCATCAAGAAGCCACCTCATGCATTAAACGGGATGGTGTTACCTCTAACCCGTTCTCAGTCCTCCAAGGTGTAAGGCAAGGGGGAGTACTCAGTACGGAACTTTATAAGACCTTCATAAATGATCTCCTTGAAAGGCTAAACATCTCAGGACTAGGAACCAAGGTAGGATATCTCAGAATACCTGCGCCCACTTGTGCAGATGATGTGGCCCTCATCGCAGAATCAAAAGAGGAACTAGCAATACTCATCAACATGGCAGTTGACTACAGCAATAGGGAGCACTACGTACTTCAGCCAACAAAAAGCGTAGTGATGCAGGTTGCCAGCTCGAACAGAAAATAA